Proteins co-encoded in one Oreochromis aureus strain Israel breed Guangdong linkage group 3, ZZ_aureus, whole genome shotgun sequence genomic window:
- the LOC120437483 gene encoding uncharacterized protein LOC120437483 produces the protein MTQGNTTTSTIAPPPTLSPPAIVVLSFFTSSTMTVLLVLLVLLVRRYIYRKLEDQDKAEEDDIKDDIKDDIIYSDIRISQRQQQPINQSRDSDSAPIDSEVRTEGVTYGEILVKGQKITLPCCDAETNPTSETDHSPESAIQNNNIADVEAKQLQTEVSGCLNDEERPASPSNISMEERKSLTSLSNDNSMIILPADTDFKPEPDVVYSSLK, from the exons atgACCCAAG ggaacaccaccaccagcaccatCGCACCTCCACCTACACTTTCCCCTCCTGCAATTGTTGTGTTGTCATTTTTTACATCATCTACTATGACGGTTCTGCTGGTattactggtgttactggtgagAAGATACATTTATAGGAAACTtgaag ATcaagacaaagctgaagaagatgaCATTAAAGATGACATTAAAGATGACATCATATACAGCGACATCAGAATTTCACAGCGTCAACAACAGCCAATCAACCAAAGCAGAG ACAGTGATTCAGCTCCAATCGATTCAGAAGTGAGAACTGAAGGCGTCACTTATGGAGAAATCCTTGTCAAAGGGCAGAAAATAACCCTCCCCTGCTGTGATGCAGAGACAAATCCCACGAGTGAAACTGATCACAGCCCAGAATCAGCAattcaaaacaacaacattgcaGACGTGGAAGCAAAGCAACTGCAGACAGAAGTTTCAGGCTGTCTCAATGATGAAGAGCGCCCAGCATCCCCCAGCAACAtcagcatggaggagaggaagtcactcacatcacttagtaaTGACAACAGCATGATCATCCTTCCAGCAGACACAG actttaaaccagagccagacgtcgtctactcttcactgaagtag